CCATCAAGAACCGAACAAAGCACAGCTCTATAAcagaaacaagaaaatgatcaaaattAGAAAGAGTGGTCACCTTGTCTTCCATACATTGGGTCTACTGTTTGTGAAAACAGTGGAAACCTATACTTTTCATTGGATCAGTATCAGAGGATGATGCTGAGAGAACTTCTCTAGCTGTGGATtctgcttttttctttctaactGCTTGGATCTGATCAGCTAGTGAAACTTCTCTTCGcgttttttctctctttatgtGTTCTAGGTCCAATTTCTCCAAAGCTCCAAAATGTGAAACCACCGAGTCCGCCCGACCAGAAACTTGACAATTTATGGATTTCTTTGTGTGAATCTAAAGATAAGATGGAAAATAGTtcattaaaataacacaacctaGAAAAGTATATAGAATCAGATTAATAAGATAGAAATACAATGCATGGAACCCAAACAAACTGACAATCAGATTTAGAAATCACATAAGCAGTTTAGTTCTAAGGGtcaaaagaaaactaaatagTAAGCAGAGGTCCTAGGTCACCCTAAATTATGCCATTATAGGTGAAGCTGAAGCAACACTTTTACCATTCAATTACTAGTCCAGTTCTAAAACAATTCCCTCATTTACCTAGTGATCCACTCACAACCATGAGAAGCTTAATGGTAATCATATTTATCACAGGCCTAAATGGTTAAATACATTATTCTTGAAAATCACAGTTTAAATCCATGAGGTCTCCTGGGCAATTACCTTTATTAGTTTCTGCTTAAGTTTTGACTCTTCGGCAACTGCCAAGTCATCTTTGTCTTCCTTTGATTTTCTGTTCGTGTTTCTCTTAATCTCTCCTCTTGCTCTTGCCTTCCCTTCCTGTTCTTTTCTCTTGTGAGCAAGCCTTGCTCTTAACTTTGCCGTCTCCTTTACCTTCGCCTTTTCTGCAGCCCACTGAAGCTGTTGGAGAACCATTTCTTGTTTTATCTTATTGTAACTATCCCAATCTAACTCTGGTTGGCCACTCCCCCCTTTCTTAGCCGCTTTCGCTATGCTTTCTGCCCAGGAAAGAATGAATTTCTCTGCTCTTGCCTTTGCCTTCCGCTTTGCCTTTGCCTTGTTGTCTACAACCCAACGAAGCTGTTGGAGGGCTATTTGTTGTTTTATCTTATCATAGCTATCCCATTCTAGCTCTTGCTGATCGGTCCCTCCTTTCTTAGCTGCTTCTGCTATACTTTCCGCCCAGGACCAAATGAACCTTTCCCTTAACCGTTTCAATTTCAAACGCTCTTGCCAAACACGTCGAAGTGATGAGCTTATTTTTTCCTTGATAtgatcactacaaaaaaaaaattgatagtgtTGACTTCAGTAATGCAACCTGTCATGTTAGAGGTCAACAAAACTTAAGTGGTAAGACACCTATCAAGCATATATAGACGAGCCATGAGTCAAAAATTGGCCTCAATTTCAGGTATACCTTTAAGCTTAAGGTGAATCTAGAACCAAGGAAGATCAAATTCTACTAGCCACAAGAAATTTCGTCTTGGTCACAAGAACTTGCTCACCAAACCTGAGACAATCCtacaacatttttttctttctttctttcttttcttcttcttcttcttcttgaattCATGAAATGCTTAAAACGAAATCTTCACAGCTAAGAAAATGTCTGGATGTCCATCTTAGAGGTGCCAAGTGAATTGtatgtctacaatacaaagctCAATCCTTTTATCTTGAAAAATGTCCCAGGGGAAAGA
This genomic interval from Corylus avellana chromosome ca3, CavTom2PMs-1.0 contains the following:
- the LOC132174944 gene encoding uncharacterized protein LOC132174944, with translation MRFAILQPPPNHVPTMFPGPFFGYVVGYTQCHSSTVQLNHSVAVLKNMSSSFSFVSSFPRVHPFAALQISLDVGDAFDSSECLQPKVSENPILNVEDHVVGNSHSAETIEDHKERQRRRKIGLANKGRVPWNKGKKHSAESRERIKRRTIEALRDPKVRKKMSEHPRPHSDHIKEKISSSLRRVWQERLKLKRLRERFIWSWAESIAEAAKKGGTDQQELEWDSYDKIKQQIALQQLRWVVDNKAKAKRKAKARAEKFILSWAESIAKAAKKGGSGQPELDWDSYNKIKQEMVLQQLQWAAEKAKVKETAKLRARLAHKRKEQEGKARARGEIKRNTNRKSKEDKDDLAVAEESKLKQKLIKIHTKKSINCQVSGRADSVVSHFGALEKLDLEHIKREKTRREVSLADQIQAVRKKKAESTAREVLSASSSDTDPMKSIGFHCFHKQ